One Lutzomyia longipalpis isolate SR_M1_2022 chromosome 4, ASM2433408v1 DNA segment encodes these proteins:
- the LOC129796249 gene encoding protein charybde-like, with protein sequence MKMEVLSVQSMFQREFGPTKLDVKDWTIPLQPPTASHQQSQEQHEDALQALSLRLQNELKSAKSQHLACTEVLLPADLLRRVASEMLSMSEKEPCGIRGCTIYIEFEEEPSNSRRIATLKADPSTVSTFELYLTLKHDRSGWTSILPQFLKNLARGSTIMISPDFNLTKNKLYRSFSE encoded by the exons ATGAAAATGGAGGTGTTGTCAGTACAAAGTATGTTTCAACGGGAGTTCGGCCCAACTAAATTGGATGTCAAAg ACTGGACCATACCATTGCAACCACCCACTGCAAGCCATCAACAGTCACAGGAACAGCATGAGGATGCCCTACAGGCACTTTCATTGCGCCTACAGAATGAACTAAAATCGGCCAAAAGCCAGCATCTGGCCTGCACTGAAGTCCTCCTACCAGCTGACCTTTTGCGACGTGTAGCATCTGAGATGCTTAGCATGTCTGAGAAGGAACCATGCGGTATCCGTGGCTGTACAATTTACATTGAATTCGAGGAGGAGCCTAGCAATTCAAG GCGGATTGCAACCCTAAAGGCCGATCCTAGCACAGTATCAACTTTTGAGCTTTACTTAACACTCAAGCACGATAGGAGTGGTTGGACATCAATATTGCcacaatttttaaa GAATTTGGCTCGTGGTAGTACAATAATGATAAGTCCGgatttcaatttaacaaaGAACAAATTGTATCGTTCCTTCAGTGAGTAA